Proteins co-encoded in one Oreochromis aureus strain Israel breed Guangdong linkage group 3, ZZ_aureus, whole genome shotgun sequence genomic window:
- the LOC120438333 gene encoding zinc finger protein 85-like, whose product TYSCDECGKDFTRTGHLKTHQLIHSGVKPYSCDLCGKSFTLAQSLETHQLIHSGVKPYSCDLCGKSFTQAGNLKTHQLIHSGVKPYSCDLCGKSFTLAQSLETHQLIHSGVKPYSCDLCGKSFTQAGNLKTHQLIHSGVKPYSCDLCGKSFTQAGYLKTHQLIHSGVKPYCCDLCGKSFTLAGNLKKHQLIHSGVKPYSCELCGKSFTWPRDLKSHQLIHSGFKPYSCELCGKCFTQAGNLKSHQLIHSGVKPYSCELCGKSFTWPRDLKSHQLIHSGFKPYSCELCGKCFTQAGNLKSHQLIHSGFK is encoded by the coding sequence acctacagctgtgatgagtgtgggaaggattttacccggactggacacttaaaaactcaccaactcatccacagtggagttaaaccgtacagctgtgacttgtgtggaaagtcttttaccctggcTCAATCCTTAGAAactcaccaactcatccacagtggagttaaaccgtacagctgtgacttgtgtggaaagtcttttacccaggctggaaacttaaaaacacaccaactcatccacagtggagttaaaccgtacagctgtgacttgtgtggaaagtcttttaccctggcTCAATCCTTAGAAactcaccaactcatccacagtggagttaaaccgtacagctgtgacttgtgtggaaagtcttttacccaggctggaaacttaaaaacacaccaactcatccacagtggagttaaaccgtacagctgtgacttgtgtggaaagtcttttacccaggctggatacttaaaaactcaccaactcatccacagtggagttaaaccttactgctgtgacttgtgtggaaagtcttttaccctggctggaaacttaaaaaaacaccaactcatccacagtggagttaaaccttacagttgtgagttgtgtggaaagtcttttacctgGCCTAGAGACTTAAAatcacaccaactcatccacagtggatttaaaccgtacagctgtgagttgtgtggaaagtgttttacccaggctggaaacttaaaatcacaccaactcatccacagtggagttaaaccttacagttgtgagttgtgtggaaagtcttttacctgGCCTAGAGACTTAAAatcacaccaactcatccacagtggatttaaaccgtacagctgtgagttgtgtggaaagtgttttacccaggctggaaacttaaaatcacaccaactcatccacagtggatttaaa